Proteins encoded together in one Ciona intestinalis chromosome 3, KH, whole genome shotgun sequence window:
- the LOC113474086 gene encoding LOW QUALITY PROTEIN: ubiquitin-conjugating enzyme E2 R2-like (The sequence of the model RefSeq protein was modified relative to this genomic sequence to represent the inferred CDS: deleted 1 base in 1 codon; substituted 1 base at 1 genomic stop codon) gives MKSYSKSFYSLGNALFCSSSCLFTKLRKCISLQPKYIYIAERQKLRDTWCIYSITYCQVKIFKSYIYTSLTHLPRIQNGEVCISILHSPVNDPQSGELPSERWNPTQTVRTILLSVISLLNEPNTYSPANVDASVMYRRWKNSKGSDKEYEDIIRKQVQDSRKDAEREGVVVPMTVSEYCIKTRLPSKDSTASNDITDIFFDRRXRRDDYGMNEDYEYDDDDDNEDYGDDDSGAHDEN, from the exons ATGAAATCATATTCGAAATCATTTTATAGCTTGGGTAATGCTTTGTTTTGCTCTAGTTcctgtttatttacaaaattgagAAAATGCATTTCATTGCaacctaaatatatatatatagcagagAGGCAAAAACTGAgagacacatggtgtatctACTCTATTACTTATTGtcaagttaaaatttttaaatcataCATCTACACATCCCTAACCCATCTACCCCGTATACAGAATGGTGAGGTTTGCATTTCCATCTTACATTCGCCCGTAAATGACCCACAAAGTGGTGAATTACCCTCGGAGAGATGGAACCCAACACAAACTGTAAG AACGATTTTACTGAGTGTAATATCTCTATTGAACGAACCCAACACATATTCCCCTGCTAACGTGGATGCATCAGTCATGTACAGGAGGTGGAAGAATTCTAAAGGTTCCGATAAAGAATACGAGGATATAATTAG GAAACAAGTTCAAGACTCGCGTAAGGATGCGGAGAGAGAGGGCGTGGTCGTTCCTATGACGGTGTCAGAGTATTGCATCAAGACACGCCTACCAAGCAAAGATTCCACCGCTTCGAACGATATTACCGACATTTTTTTTGACCGACGATGACGGAGA GACGATTATGGGATGAATGAGGATTACGAATATGATGACGATGATGACAATGAAGACTATGGGGATGATGATAGCGGCGCACATGATGAGAATTAG
- the LOC100178648 gene encoding ubiquitin-conjugating enzyme E2 R2-like has translation MATMSSSASKILQSEFKKLQQQPVEGFKIALEDDSDIFKWKVGLYGPPETLYAGGYFRAIIKFPQDYPYSPPTFKFITKMFHSNIYENGEVCISILHSPVNDPQSGELPSERWNPTQTVRTILLSVISLLNEPNTYSPANVDASVMYRRWKNSKGCDKEYEDIIRKQVQDSRKDAEREGVVVPMTVSEYCIKTRLPSKDSTASNDITDIFFDDDDGDDDYGMNEDYEYDDDDDNEDYGDDDSGAHDEN, from the exons ATGGCTACAATGAGCAGTAGCGCGAGTAAAATTCTGCAGTCTGAGTTTAAAAagctacaacaacaaccagTGGAAGGATTCAAGATCGCATTGGAAGATGACAGCGATATCTTCAAGTGGAAAGTTGGATTATATGGACCTCCTGAAACATTGTATGCGGGCGGTTACTTCAGG GCGATTATAAAATTCCCGCAAGACTATCCATACTCACCTCCCACTTTCAAATTCAtcacaaaaatgtttcattcaaatatatatGAG AATGGTGAGGTTTGCATTTCCATCTTACATTCGCCCGTAAATGACCCACAAAGTGGTGAATTACCCTCGGAGAGATGGAACCCAACACAAACTGTAAG AACGATTTTACTGAGTGTAATATCTCTATTGAACGAACCCAACACATATTCCCCTGCTAACGTGGATGCATCAGTCATGTACAGGAGGTGGAAGAATTCTAAAGGTTGCGATAAAGAATACGAGGATATAATCAG GAAACAAGTTCAAGACTCGCGTAAGGATGCGGAGAGAGAGGGCGTGGTCGTTCCTATGACGGTGTCAGAGTATTGCATCAAGACACGCCTACCAAGCAAAGACTCCACCGCCTCGAACGATATTACCGACATTTTTTTTGACGACGATGACGGAGATGACGATTATGGGATGAATGAGGATTACGAATATGATGACGATGATGACAATGAAGACTATGGGGATGATGATAGCGGCGCACATGATGAGAATTAG
- the LOC100176324 gene encoding H/ACA ribonucleoprotein complex non-core subunit NAF1 — translation MDSILRNYDSESSIPGDEETMPYFDDDSNIKQNSIGAKIEDSVEHYEIKVNSDKTETEKSVTSVITSSRHIGSEEENLTEVSSDIKEIKDVNANKVCEHLVQNGNLDSGNNEKKENKEKQEGHLHSDVVVHDVLNPNHSHDHENHDSVNMNHEQDVHETKIHDAVMVDQSISELGKPIIVEEIKESNESGDTFVTSMMEAVESIETSDDDDSDESSESSSSDSDTSSDETTSDESDIVIDPPIQRVEQVVETETKNPFGNLLLEGYPTIEEIEAIPPDNIELELIGNISNIIDNHVVIIKAIMGKPALNLDSVLFLEDKSIVGKIYETFGPVPSPYYVVCFKETKTPSELSVDQKIYFAPNIKDYTTFVLTAQLVKTKGSDASWKDDAEPPDQCIDFSDDEEERKFKKNRKEARSGTTTATHAPNKGRGRNHNTNQCVNRATRFATPTNQLHGTDVSWMMSHNQGNPQQGPMHNPPPPPFYQQNQMMGSPRMWNHPPRPMWPRFTHQPYGGYPHPPSPMNPPMDITMLFRPPPPPPDS, via the exons ATGGACAGTATATTACGTAATTATGATTCGGAATCGAGCATTCCTGGAGACGAAGAAACAATGCCTTACTTCGATGACGACtctaatataaaacagaactctATCGGTGCCAAAATTGAAGATTCTGTAGAACATTACGAAATAAAAGTAAACTCAGACAAAACAGAAACCGAAAAATCGGTGACGTCAGTTATTACGTCATCACGGCACATTGGAAGTGAAGAAGAAAACTTAACTGAAGTTTCCAGTGacattaaagaaataaaagacGTTAATGCCAATAAAGTTTGTGAACATTTAGTCCAAAACGGTAATTTGGATTCGGGAAATaatgagaaaaaagaaaataaagagaAGCAAGAAGGACATCTACATTCTGATGTTGTGGTACATGATGTGTT aaatccAAATCATTCACATGATCACGAGAACCATGATTCCGTGAATATGAATCATGAGCAAGATGTTCATGAAACAAAGATACATGATGCTGTCATGGTAGACCAAAGTATATCAGAGTTGGGGAAACCTATAATTGTAGAAGAAATCAAAGAATCAAATG AAAGTGGAGATACCTTCGTTACCTCTATGATGGAAGCCGTGGAATCAATTGAAACAAGTGATGATGATGATAGTGATGAATCAAGTGAGAGTTCAAG TTCAGATTCTGATACAAGTTCAGATGAAACCACAAGTGATGAATCAGATATAGTTATTGACCCTCCAATACAAAGAGTTGAACAAGTTGTGGAAACTGAAACCAAAAATCCATTTGGGAACCTGTTGTTGGAG GGTTATCCAACCATTGAAGAAATTGAAGCAATTCCACCTGACAACATTGAATTAGAATTAATTGGAAACATCAGTAATATAATTGACAACCATGTTG TTATAATCAAAGCGATCATGGGCAAGCCAGCGCTGAATTTGGATAGCGTTTTGTTCCTGGAGGATAAAAGTATAGTTGGAAAA ATTTACGAAACTTTTGGTCCTGTTCCATCCCCATACTACGTGGTTTGCTTCAAAGAAACCAAAACTCCATCAGAATTATCAGTTGACCAGAAAATTTACTTTGCACCGAATATAAAAGATTACACAACCTTTGTATTAACTGCACAATTAGTAAA AACCAAAGGATCGGATGCCTCATGGAAAGATGACGCTGAACCTCCGGATCAATGTATCGACTTCTCAGATGATGAGGAAGAAAGGAAGTTTAAGAAGAATCGGAAGGAAGCGAGAAGTGGGACAACAACAG CTACTCATGCACCAAACAAAGGAAGAGGCAGGAACCACAACACCAATCAGTGTGTAAATAGAGCTACAAG gTTTGCAACTCCGACCAATCAGCTTCATGGAACTGATGTCAGTTGGATGATGTCACATAATCAGGGGAATCCCCAGCAAG GTCCAATGCACAACCCTCCACCACCACCTTTCTACCAACAGAACCAAA TGATGGGGAGTCCCCGGATGTGGAACCACCCTCCTCGCCCGATGTGGCCCCGTTTCACCCACCAACCTTATGGTGGTTACCCTCACCCCCCAAGCCCCATGAACCCACCCATGGATATTACGATGTTGTTCCGCCCACCACCCCCTCCTCCTGATTCATGa